One part of the Marinobacterium rhizophilum genome encodes these proteins:
- a CDS encoding helix-turn-helix domain-containing protein: MHKSYSTSLIPRAERAGYWREVIDKTYFPLALDFREPDTFNGSLSCWNLEQISISRLETSPTRYRRNARNISKDEDNSPFLITIPQLQPVDFSQDRHKVICNPGSFILERSDLPYEFSYARDNQLWVLRVPDANLRTRVRTPERFLYMEFSLQQGAGALFSDFLGSVIRQVPYLGAQGTGLASQQLLELLALTLEDDDRVIASGEACVSNAHLMRIEHFVRENITNPDLSPELIASACQISTRYMHKLFQGSGQTVSQWIKEVRLQAAMNDIRSGSSNVTLAEVAYKWGFADQAHFCRSFKSRFGCTAREARESAREDL; the protein is encoded by the coding sequence ATGCACAAAAGTTACAGCACTAGCCTGATTCCACGTGCCGAACGGGCAGGGTACTGGCGTGAGGTGATCGACAAGACTTACTTCCCGCTCGCGCTGGATTTTCGCGAGCCGGATACTTTTAACGGTTCGCTGTCGTGCTGGAACCTAGAGCAAATTAGCATTTCCCGGTTGGAGACCTCTCCGACCCGTTACCGGCGCAATGCCCGCAATATCAGCAAAGATGAAGACAATAGCCCCTTTTTGATTACCATCCCGCAACTGCAGCCGGTCGATTTCAGCCAAGATCGCCACAAGGTTATTTGCAATCCGGGTTCTTTCATACTTGAGCGCAGCGACCTGCCCTATGAGTTTAGCTATGCTCGGGACAATCAGCTCTGGGTGCTGCGGGTGCCTGACGCCAATCTGCGCACTCGGGTGCGGACGCCAGAGCGCTTTCTGTATATGGAGTTCAGTCTGCAGCAGGGCGCCGGGGCACTGTTTTCGGATTTTCTAGGAAGCGTGATCAGGCAAGTACCGTATCTTGGCGCCCAGGGTACGGGCCTGGCCAGTCAGCAGCTGCTGGAATTGCTGGCACTGACACTGGAGGATGACGACCGGGTTATTGCCAGTGGTGAGGCCTGCGTAAGCAATGCTCACCTGATGCGAATCGAACACTTCGTACGCGAGAACATCACCAACCCGGACTTGTCTCCGGAGCTGATCGCCTCGGCGTGCCAGATTTCGACACGCTACATGCACAAGCTTTTCCAAGGCTCAGGGCAGACGGTTAGTCAGTGGATCAAGGAAGTTCGGCTTCAGGCGGCGATGAACGATATCAGGAGCGGCTCGTCGAATGTGACCCTGGCCGAGGTTGCCTATAAATGGGGCTTCGCAGACCAGGCTCATTTCTGCCGTTCGTTCAAGTCACGCTTCGGTTGTACCGCCAGGGAAGCCCGAGAGTCCGCTCGGGAGGACCTGTAG
- a CDS encoding acyl-CoA dehydrogenase family protein, which translates to MSSLETFRTQTRAWLEANCPASLRGPAAAGELVWGASRIEFANEDQQLWFERMRDRNWFCPAWPEAYGGAGLASEEVAVLEQELRRLRCRPPQINLGIWMLGPVLLEYGTEEQKQRLLTPMTRGEVRWCQGFSEPNAGSDLANIRTSARDEGDHFVVDGSKIWTSYGDKSDWMYALVRTDNSSGKKQEGISLLVLDMHSEGVEARPIDLISGKSSFCEVFFDGVKVPKENLIGPLNGGWTLAKKLLQHERSAMSKFGEFSLPTHFDLMSILREYLPQARTASDHVLEARAQACALDEQAYNLTVQRMGEAARDGQDVSGIASIMKLVHTEQEKTKFEILVDAMGHRALGWDGYEFSAQELAISKAWLMSYTQTIAGGSSEVQLNVIAKRVLQLPDASKGGAK; encoded by the coding sequence ATGAGTTCACTTGAGACTTTCCGCACCCAGACGCGCGCCTGGCTGGAAGCCAATTGCCCTGCGTCGCTGCGTGGCCCGGCGGCGGCTGGGGAACTCGTCTGGGGCGCATCCCGCATCGAGTTCGCCAACGAAGATCAGCAACTGTGGTTCGAACGCATGCGCGATCGCAACTGGTTCTGCCCCGCCTGGCCCGAGGCCTACGGCGGAGCAGGCCTGGCGTCTGAAGAGGTAGCGGTGCTGGAGCAGGAACTGCGCCGCTTGCGCTGCCGTCCGCCGCAAATCAACCTCGGCATCTGGATGCTGGGGCCGGTACTGCTGGAGTACGGCACGGAAGAGCAGAAACAGCGTCTGCTGACGCCCATGACCCGCGGTGAAGTTCGCTGGTGCCAGGGCTTCAGTGAACCCAATGCAGGCTCGGATCTGGCCAATATCCGCACCAGCGCCCGGGACGAGGGCGATCATTTTGTCGTCGATGGTAGCAAGATCTGGACCTCTTACGGCGACAAGTCCGACTGGATGTACGCTCTGGTACGCACCGACAACAGCAGTGGGAAAAAGCAAGAGGGCATCAGCCTGCTGGTGCTGGACATGCATAGCGAAGGCGTGGAAGCGCGTCCGATCGACCTGATCAGCGGCAAGTCGTCTTTCTGCGAGGTGTTCTTCGATGGCGTGAAAGTGCCGAAAGAGAACCTGATCGGGCCGCTTAACGGCGGCTGGACCCTGGCGAAAAAGCTGCTGCAGCACGAGCGCAGCGCCATGTCCAAGTTCGGCGAGTTCAGCCTGCCGACCCATTTCGACCTGATGTCGATTCTGCGTGAATATCTGCCACAGGCACGCACCGCCTCTGACCATGTGCTTGAGGCGCGGGCCCAGGCCTGTGCCCTGGATGAGCAGGCCTACAACCTCACCGTACAGCGCATGGGCGAAGCGGCCCGTGACGGTCAGGATGTCAGCGGCATCGCCTCGATCATGAAGCTGGTACACACCGAGCAGGAGAAGACCAAGTTTGAAATTCTGGTCGATGCCATGGGGCACCGTGCCCTGGGCTGGGACGGCTACGAGTTCAGCGCCCAGGAACTTGCCATCAGCAAGGCCTGGCTGATGAGCTACACCCAGACCATCGCCGGCGGTTCCTCCGAAGTGCAGCTGAACGTGATTGCCAAGCGGGTGCTGCAGTTACCCGATGCCAGTAAAGGAGGCGCCAAATGA
- the capA gene encoding caprolactamase subunit alpha: protein MRSKYRLGVDAGGTFTDFVLAEKTGDVRVFKSPSTPHDGTIAIKAGLAQISEALGESVESIIQQCDLCINGTTVALNALIEQKGAKVGLLCTAGHEDSIEIRLGHKEEGYRYDADFPPAHMIVPRYLRRPIPGRVLVDGSEHTPLDEAAVREAVRYFKEEGVESVAISFVWAVRNPDHERRAREIVQEMMPGVFVCTGTEVDPQVREYTRTSTTVVNAYLSPVMRRYVERIDDYFRSLGVRHPVRYFQSNGGLAIGEAMQGRAVNAINSGPASAPQAGLYVAKPFDIDNVITVDMGGTSFDITLTKGGQTNLNKNIDFLRYRIGVPMIQVETLGAGGGSICQVDEYGMLQVGPESAGATPGPVCYGKGGTRPTVTDANLVLGYLNPKAVLGGSIRLDAEAALEAVREHVAEPLGISVERAAYGISTIVNLNMVSGIRRVSIERGYDPRDFALVCAGGAAGMHITALAEEIGSNTVLVPKVASVFCAFGQIISDVRYNYMATEPMRLDGTANLDTLNTRFDDLEQRGTQHLQADGFAPEDISASRSAEMRYVGQIHECSVDIAGGVITQDRITTILADFHKRHEELYTYAEPHNPVELVNIETTLVGQVSKPPVRKLTPSGCTLNDALTETRPMLFDGEGHWVDTPVYAGERLDPGISVEGPAVVEEPTTNIVVRPGWTLVLEPNNCYRITREG from the coding sequence ATGCGTAGTAAATATCGTCTGGGTGTGGATGCCGGCGGCACCTTCACCGACTTCGTGCTAGCTGAGAAGACTGGCGACGTGCGGGTCTTCAAGAGTCCGTCTACCCCCCACGACGGCACTATTGCCATCAAGGCGGGCCTAGCTCAGATCAGTGAGGCACTGGGTGAATCTGTGGAGTCGATTATCCAGCAGTGTGACCTTTGCATCAACGGCACCACGGTGGCGCTGAATGCGCTGATTGAGCAGAAGGGAGCTAAGGTCGGCTTGCTGTGTACTGCTGGTCATGAAGACAGCATCGAGATCCGCCTCGGTCACAAGGAGGAGGGCTACCGTTACGATGCCGATTTCCCTCCGGCCCATATGATCGTACCACGCTATCTGCGTAGGCCGATTCCGGGGCGTGTTTTAGTTGATGGGTCGGAGCACACACCTCTGGATGAGGCGGCAGTGCGCGAGGCCGTGCGCTATTTCAAGGAAGAGGGCGTCGAAAGTGTGGCTATCTCCTTTGTCTGGGCCGTGCGAAACCCTGATCACGAACGCCGTGCCCGTGAGATCGTGCAGGAGATGATGCCAGGCGTGTTCGTCTGCACTGGTACCGAGGTTGATCCGCAGGTGCGTGAATACACCCGCACTTCCACTACCGTTGTCAACGCTTACCTGAGTCCAGTGATGCGGCGCTATGTCGAACGTATCGACGACTATTTCCGCTCATTGGGCGTGCGTCATCCGGTGCGCTACTTCCAGTCCAACGGGGGGCTGGCCATCGGCGAAGCGATGCAGGGGCGGGCGGTGAATGCCATCAACTCGGGGCCTGCATCGGCGCCGCAGGCGGGGCTCTACGTCGCCAAACCCTTTGATATCGATAATGTGATTACCGTTGATATGGGTGGCACCTCGTTCGATATCACTCTGACTAAGGGAGGGCAGACCAACCTGAATAAGAACATCGACTTCCTGCGTTATCGCATCGGTGTGCCGATGATCCAGGTCGAGACCCTCGGTGCCGGTGGCGGCTCCATTTGCCAAGTGGACGAATACGGCATGTTGCAGGTGGGGCCTGAGAGCGCCGGGGCGACCCCGGGGCCAGTCTGTTATGGTAAGGGCGGCACCCGGCCCACGGTGACAGATGCCAACCTAGTGCTGGGTTATCTGAACCCCAAGGCTGTACTTGGTGGGTCTATCCGGCTGGATGCTGAGGCGGCCCTCGAGGCGGTGCGCGAGCATGTTGCCGAGCCTCTGGGTATCAGTGTCGAGCGAGCTGCCTATGGCATCAGCACCATTGTTAACCTCAATATGGTCAGCGGCATCCGTCGAGTCTCAATCGAGCGTGGTTATGATCCGCGGGATTTCGCCCTGGTCTGCGCCGGTGGCGCTGCAGGCATGCATATTACTGCGTTGGCGGAGGAGATCGGCAGCAATACAGTGCTTGTACCTAAGGTAGCGTCGGTGTTCTGTGCCTTTGGTCAGATCATTTCCGATGTACGCTACAATTATATGGCCACTGAACCGATGCGCCTTGATGGCACGGCTAACCTAGATACGCTCAACACGCGCTTTGATGACTTGGAGCAGCGGGGTACCCAGCACCTGCAGGCAGACGGTTTTGCGCCGGAGGATATATCGGCCTCGCGCAGCGCTGAAATGCGCTATGTCGGCCAGATCCATGAGTGTAGTGTAGATATAGCAGGGGGGGTGATTACGCAGGATAGGATTACGACTATTCTGGCTGATTTCCACAAGCGGCATGAGGAATTGTATACCTATGCTGAGCCGCATAATCCGGTGGAGCTGGTCAATATTGAGACCACGCTGGTCGGGCAGGTCAGCAAACCTCCAGTGCGTAAACTCACCCCCTCGGGTTGCACACTTAACGATGCTCTGACCGAAACCCGGCCGATGTTGTTCGACGGTGAGGGCCATTGGGTCGATACACCGGTCTATGCTGGCGAGCGACTGGATCCGGGTATCTCGGTTGAAGGTCCGGCGGTGGTGGAAGAGCCGACGACTAATATCGTCGTGCGTCCTGGCTGGACGTTAGTGCTTGAGCCTAACAACTGCTATCGCATCACGCGAGAGGGATAG
- a CDS encoding putative transporter small subunit: MSELLMGGYILIWPVISAIVLVVMLSAIVKDVRKAKRENRDIV; this comes from the coding sequence ATGTCTGAATTATTAATGGGTGGCTATATCCTGATCTGGCCGGTTATCTCGGCCATAGTACTCGTCGTCATGCTGAGCGCGATTGTTAAAGATGTGCGTAAAGCCAAACGTGAAAACAGGGACATCGTCTGA
- a CDS encoding acyl-CoA dehydrogenase family protein: MSLIYNEEQRMLLDTAQEFFAERSPVAALRALRDRGDEQGFDSTLWRDMAELGWTAIPFPESLGGLEFGYKGMGAVFESAGRYLSASPLLSSIVLCGSVLEQGGSEAQQSEWLAALIDGSKRLALAVDEGPRHEPEQIGLCARCTDNGFELNGDKVMVVDGLGADGWIVAARTEESAASAAVEASATGKEGISLFIVPAGTAGVNLSRQALIDSRNTARLSFSQVQLSPQQLIGELDQGTQVLEAALDRGRACIAAELQGACEQLFQMTLDYLRTRVQFDTFIGSFQALQHRAAWAHVELELARSSLMAALDAIDSQDEQAAQLVSLAKWKVGQMADRISNEAVQLHGGIGVTDELDVGLYFKRIRVLQALLGDSDYHLSRASQVQAAA; the protein is encoded by the coding sequence ATGAGCCTGATCTATAACGAAGAGCAGCGCATGCTGCTGGATACGGCGCAGGAGTTTTTCGCCGAGCGCAGCCCGGTCGCGGCACTGCGTGCATTGCGTGACCGTGGCGACGAGCAGGGTTTTGACAGCACGCTCTGGCGCGATATGGCAGAGCTGGGCTGGACGGCCATTCCCTTCCCCGAATCCCTCGGCGGGCTGGAGTTCGGCTACAAGGGCATGGGTGCCGTGTTCGAATCCGCCGGTCGCTACCTGAGTGCTTCGCCGCTGCTGTCATCCATAGTCCTCTGTGGCTCGGTTCTGGAGCAGGGCGGCAGCGAGGCCCAGCAGAGCGAGTGGCTGGCCGCGCTGATCGACGGCAGCAAGCGCCTGGCGCTGGCGGTCGATGAAGGCCCCCGGCACGAGCCGGAGCAGATTGGCCTTTGCGCCCGCTGCACCGACAATGGTTTTGAGCTTAACGGCGACAAGGTCATGGTGGTGGATGGCCTGGGTGCCGACGGCTGGATAGTTGCGGCGCGTACCGAAGAATCGGCAGCGTCTGCGGCTGTTGAAGCGTCTGCGACCGGTAAGGAGGGCATCAGCCTGTTTATCGTCCCGGCCGGCACCGCGGGTGTGAACCTCAGCCGCCAGGCGCTGATCGACTCGCGCAATACCGCGCGCCTGTCCTTCAGCCAGGTACAGCTGTCGCCGCAGCAGCTCATCGGCGAGCTGGACCAGGGCACACAGGTGCTCGAAGCAGCGCTGGACCGTGGCCGCGCCTGCATCGCCGCCGAGCTGCAGGGCGCCTGCGAACAGCTGTTCCAGATGACGCTGGACTACCTGCGCACCCGGGTACAGTTCGATACCTTCATCGGTTCTTTCCAGGCGCTGCAGCACCGCGCCGCCTGGGCACATGTGGAGCTGGAGCTGGCGCGCAGCAGCCTGATGGCGGCGCTGGATGCCATCGACAGCCAGGACGAACAGGCCGCCCAGCTGGTGAGCCTGGCAAAATGGAAAGTCGGCCAGATGGCCGACCGGATCAGCAACGAAGCAGTGCAGCTGCACGGCGGCATCGGCGTCACCGACGAGCTGGATGTCGGCCTCTACTTCAAGCGCATCCGCGTACTCCAGGCACTGCTGGGGGATAGCGATTATCACCTCAGCCGCGCCTCGCAGGTCCAGGCCGCCGCCTGA
- a CDS encoding sodium:solute symporter family protein, whose protein sequence is MVGFYLATFLITLMINRKDQDADSYMVSGHNIGYGISAASMTATWIWAASFYAAATSGFTYGLSGPLHYGLWGALMILFIYPFGVRIRKLAPQAHTLGEVINARHGSSSQLILAVSNLLGSLISLMVNFTAAGALVSVLSPLSFQHGVLMAGFGVLAYTFWSGFRASVLTDVTQVVAMIAIAVVIIPMVLFAMGGPEVLIDNMSALTTEQADLFSTTAILEQGAPFFVAVLAYAIGNQTISQRLFAVRQDLIKPTFITATISYGAIVIGLGMIGLMAAINGLEPLNGDTNNIIPQVVSSYLSPVMIGLFFILVIGSLSSTADSDLAALSAIVMTDIYGTNIAKGRADPRRMLFLGRLTMVVATTLGIVMASFSLNILVMLVFVGALWGTVVFPVIASMYWRRVSNTAFTTAVLTGFACFCLVRFELLPMTGAIAVLFELLASLGGGVVIGLMTSGFLGKQAGLIAGLLAALTLAVFCVDFLRDYTVLLSSLVAYGVSTLVCTGISLAKPANFDFKLIQQRTGNFNHQSAMLSPSEGVGSEQ, encoded by the coding sequence ATGGTCGGATTTTATCTTGCTACTTTTCTGATTACGCTGATGATCAACAGGAAGGATCAAGATGCCGATAGCTACATGGTTTCGGGTCACAATATCGGTTATGGCATTTCTGCGGCCAGCATGACCGCCACCTGGATCTGGGCCGCCTCCTTTTACGCCGCCGCAACATCCGGCTTTACCTATGGCCTGTCCGGTCCGCTCCATTACGGCTTGTGGGGCGCGCTGATGATTTTGTTCATTTATCCGTTTGGGGTGCGCATTCGGAAGCTGGCGCCCCAGGCCCATACGCTGGGTGAAGTCATCAATGCCCGCCATGGATCATCGAGCCAGTTGATCCTGGCCGTTTCCAACCTGCTTGGCAGCCTGATCAGCCTGATGGTCAACTTCACCGCTGCCGGAGCCCTGGTATCGGTGCTGTCTCCGCTGTCCTTCCAGCACGGCGTGCTGATGGCCGGGTTTGGTGTACTGGCCTATACGTTCTGGTCTGGCTTCCGCGCCTCGGTATTGACCGATGTTACTCAGGTGGTCGCCATGATTGCCATTGCCGTCGTGATTATTCCGATGGTGCTGTTTGCCATGGGGGGGCCTGAGGTTCTGATCGACAACATGTCCGCGCTGACCACAGAGCAGGCAGACCTGTTCTCCACCACTGCGATTCTGGAGCAGGGCGCGCCATTCTTCGTCGCCGTGCTGGCCTATGCCATCGGTAACCAGACCATTTCTCAGCGCCTGTTCGCCGTGCGTCAGGACCTGATCAAGCCGACGTTTATCACCGCCACCATCAGCTATGGTGCCATCGTCATCGGCCTGGGCATGATTGGCCTGATGGCCGCCATCAACGGACTGGAACCGCTCAACGGCGACACCAACAATATCATTCCCCAGGTGGTTTCCAGCTACCTGTCGCCCGTGATGATTGGTCTGTTCTTTATCCTGGTAATCGGTTCCCTGTCTTCAACTGCAGACTCGGATCTGGCCGCGCTGTCGGCCATTGTCATGACTGACATCTACGGTACGAACATTGCCAAGGGTCGCGCCGACCCACGCAGGATGCTGTTCCTGGGTCGCCTGACAATGGTTGTGGCCACCACGCTCGGCATTGTCATGGCCAGTTTTTCCCTGAACATACTGGTCATGTTGGTATTTGTCGGCGCGCTCTGGGGGACAGTGGTCTTTCCGGTTATTGCCAGCATGTACTGGCGCCGGGTGTCCAATACCGCCTTTACCACGGCGGTGCTGACCGGCTTCGCCTGTTTCTGCCTTGTACGCTTCGAACTGCTGCCGATGACCGGCGCGATCGCGGTGCTGTTTGAACTTCTCGCGAGCCTTGGCGGTGGCGTGGTGATCGGGCTGATGACCTCCGGTTTTCTGGGCAAGCAGGCCGGCTTGATCGCAGGCCTGCTTGCTGCCCTGACGCTGGCCGTATTCTGCGTCGACTTCCTGCGCGACTATACAGTGCTGCTGTCGTCACTGGTTGCCTACGGCGTGAGCACCCTGGTATGTACCGGCATCAGCCTGGCCAAACCTGCGAATTTCGACTTCAAGCTAATCCAGCAGCGAACCGGCAATTTCAACCACCAGAGCGCCATGCTATCCCCTAGCGAAGGTGTTGGCAGCGAACAATAA
- a CDS encoding purine-cytosine permease family protein has translation MKKHSLTMAWWAICSAMFWLVVAATLAMNFGTLNAIIGLVLSVITFGVVNGIIARYAIKTGLSVALFSRVLFGHLGASLATLIFFATAIYYSVFEGSVIAVAIQSYFPSLTLNEAYLLVVFYSVPLVFGSVQNWLDKFNGVLLPFYILGLIAAVVMSIWAFGYSNDWLTMGPETGPVENGWWNCFTYFMGVWILMMYTWDYARFGHQGDADYHAKVNFGMPFYLFTFLVNGLVGIFLVATIPTEGGLSEVSVVLAIIQLMGIWGLLFVWVSQTRINTANFYLAAENMQAFFERFGLVRVPRFAWAMAVGAVVYFLMRLNVFSFILQALAYQGIFVVAWVAIALAHIFSPRYDQLFDGRIEYQLDRVTALNPCGLIAWFLAAGLGILLLNYGNAELALFASPVTFVVAFCSYWLLLNSARQHWFVKAEA, from the coding sequence ATGAAAAAGCACTCCCTGACCATGGCCTGGTGGGCCATCTGTAGTGCCATGTTCTGGCTGGTGGTCGCAGCTACTCTGGCGATGAACTTCGGCACCCTCAATGCGATTATCGGGCTGGTGTTGTCGGTGATCACTTTTGGTGTTGTTAACGGGATTATCGCCCGTTATGCCATCAAGACCGGACTTTCGGTAGCCTTGTTTTCCCGCGTACTGTTCGGTCATCTGGGTGCGAGTCTCGCGACCCTGATATTTTTCGCCACGGCGATCTATTACAGCGTGTTTGAAGGTTCTGTGATCGCGGTGGCGATACAGAGCTATTTCCCGTCGCTGACGCTGAACGAGGCTTACTTGCTGGTGGTTTTCTATAGCGTGCCGTTGGTCTTTGGCAGTGTCCAGAACTGGCTTGATAAATTCAACGGCGTACTGCTACCTTTTTATATATTGGGTCTGATTGCCGCAGTGGTAATGTCAATTTGGGCGTTCGGTTATTCCAACGACTGGCTGACTATGGGGCCTGAAACAGGACCTGTTGAGAATGGCTGGTGGAACTGCTTTACCTACTTTATGGGTGTTTGGATCCTGATGATGTATACGTGGGATTACGCCCGCTTCGGACATCAGGGCGACGCGGATTACCATGCCAAGGTCAATTTTGGCATGCCGTTCTATCTGTTTACTTTCCTGGTCAATGGCCTTGTTGGTATTTTCCTGGTGGCAACCATTCCGACCGAGGGCGGCTTGTCAGAAGTGTCCGTAGTACTGGCCATCATTCAGCTGATGGGCATCTGGGGGCTGCTGTTTGTCTGGGTCAGCCAGACACGGATTAACACAGCCAACTTTTACCTGGCCGCAGAAAACATGCAGGCATTTTTCGAGCGCTTCGGCCTGGTCCGGGTTCCGCGCTTTGCCTGGGCCATGGCGGTGGGTGCCGTGGTGTATTTTCTGATGCGCCTGAATGTGTTCAGTTTCATTCTGCAGGCGCTGGCGTATCAGGGCATCTTTGTCGTGGCCTGGGTGGCAATCGCGCTGGCTCATATATTTTCGCCCCGTTACGACCAGCTGTTCGATGGTCGTATCGAGTATCAGCTCGACCGCGTCACTGCGCTTAACCCCTGCGGTCTGATTGCCTGGTTCCTCGCAGCCGGACTCGGAATTCTGTTACTCAATTACGGTAATGCGGAGCTGGCCCTGTTTGCCTCACCGGTGACCTTTGTCGTAGCGTTCTGCAGTTACTGGCTGCTGCTCAACAGTGCCAGGCAGCACTGGTTCGTCAAAGCCGAAGCCTGA
- the capB gene encoding caprolactamase subunit beta, with product MAATVDPITLAVVRGALETAQREMTLTLEKTGRSSVFNLAHDYSNALFDHFPEMILQGQDIPIHLGSLIPAMKCVAEYFGDDIQEGDVIYHNDPAYKGSHILDCCMYKPVFYQGELVFWSVCKGHLTDIGGPVPAGYNPDAKEIYAEGLRIPPVKLWEQGKRREDVINLLLTNMRARRDQEGDINAQYGACRVGERNMIALLDKYGVDTVKACIAELKHAADQQMRSLVRSVPDGEYLGSAVLEDAGHGFGEMEITAKVTVQGDNLHIEVQSPPQIPYFINSYEGNSMSGVYLGLMMFAQLPPPYNEGLYRCVTVDLGEKGTLCNAQEPAPHVNCTTTPMETLTDAVRMALEKAAPERVTASWGHASGINIAGIDPRSDEQYVTMVLASIISGAGATQVMDGWHACGPLSCFGALSSGDIELLEYAYPIIIHRYGLVQDSGGAGHHRGGSGTAWEVEPIDHEMTVIAFGEGRQIPTMGAAGAKNGLQGEKLGRLVVSGNGKEQVYRANTIVTINPGERVTNVNPGGGGYGDPFSRTIEAVLDDYRNGLVSLKGAELEYGVAIRPQDGSLDEEQTSRLREQAHRHSA from the coding sequence ATGGCTGCTACAGTAGACCCGATCACGCTGGCCGTTGTCCGCGGCGCGCTCGAGACGGCGCAGCGCGAGATGACGCTGACGCTGGAGAAGACCGGGCGTTCCAGTGTCTTCAATCTGGCTCATGACTACAGCAACGCGCTGTTCGATCACTTTCCGGAGATGATTCTGCAGGGGCAGGATATCCCGATTCACTTGGGCTCGCTGATTCCGGCGATGAAGTGTGTGGCCGAGTATTTCGGTGACGACATTCAGGAAGGCGATGTGATCTACCACAACGATCCCGCCTACAAGGGCAGTCACATTCTCGACTGCTGCATGTATAAACCGGTGTTTTATCAGGGTGAGCTGGTATTTTGGAGCGTCTGCAAGGGTCACCTGACCGATATCGGTGGCCCGGTACCCGCAGGTTACAACCCGGATGCCAAAGAGATTTATGCCGAGGGCTTGCGTATACCGCCAGTCAAACTATGGGAGCAAGGCAAGCGACGTGAGGATGTGATTAATCTGCTACTCACCAACATGCGTGCGCGCCGTGATCAGGAAGGCGATATTAATGCCCAGTACGGCGCCTGTCGTGTTGGCGAGCGCAATATGATTGCGCTGCTCGACAAGTACGGTGTGGATACGGTCAAGGCCTGTATTGCCGAGCTAAAACACGCGGCCGATCAGCAGATGCGTTCCCTGGTCCGCTCGGTGCCCGATGGTGAATATCTTGGCAGCGCAGTGCTTGAAGACGCCGGCCATGGCTTTGGTGAGATGGAAATCACCGCCAAGGTGACCGTGCAGGGCGATAACCTGCATATCGAAGTTCAAAGCCCGCCGCAGATACCCTATTTCATCAATTCCTACGAAGGCAACTCGATGTCCGGCGTGTACCTGGGGTTGATGATGTTTGCGCAGCTGCCGCCGCCTTACAACGAGGGTCTCTATCGCTGCGTGACGGTAGACCTGGGCGAGAAGGGCACCCTTTGCAACGCTCAGGAACCGGCGCCTCATGTCAACTGCACCACGACACCCATGGAGACTCTGACCGATGCGGTGCGTATGGCGCTGGAAAAGGCGGCGCCCGAGCGGGTCACTGCCTCTTGGGGGCACGCCAGCGGTATCAATATCGCAGGCATTGATCCCCGTAGTGACGAACAGTACGTCACCATGGTATTGGCGTCGATTATCTCCGGTGCGGGTGCCACCCAGGTGATGGACGGCTGGCATGCCTGTGGTCCGCTGAGTTGCTTCGGGGCCCTTAGTTCCGGTGACATCGAACTACTTGAGTATGCCTATCCGATCATCATCCATCGTTATGGCTTGGTGCAGGACAGCGGCGGTGCAGGCCACCATCGGGGTGGTTCAGGCACGGCCTGGGAGGTCGAGCCGATTGATCACGAGATGACGGTTATTGCCTTCGGTGAGGGGCGACAGATTCCGACTATGGGCGCGGCTGGGGCAAAGAACGGGCTGCAGGGCGAGAAACTCGGCCGGTTGGTGGTGTCCGGTAACGGAAAGGAACAGGTTTATCGGGCCAATACCATCGTCACCATCAATCCGGGCGAGCGGGTCACTAATGTTAACCCGGGGGGCGGTGGCTACGGCGATCCGTTTAGCCGCACTATCGAGGCGGTGCTGGACGATTATCGTAACGGTCTGGTATCGCTGAAAGGTGCCGAGCTCGAGTACGGCGTCGCTATCCGGCCGCAGGACGGCTCTCTTGACGAGGAGCAGACCTCTCGTCTGCGTGAACAGGCTCATCGCCATTCTGCGTGA